A region of Streptomyces cinnamoneus DNA encodes the following proteins:
- a CDS encoding nucleoside 2-deoxyribosyltransferase, whose protein sequence is MTPGSTTAAPGHHPDIRSVFLAGPFLQLLDPATGEMPESARNPFDTLIKHFEAQRLSVHNAHRREAWGAELMRPEECTRIDQEEIRKADAFVALPGSPASPGTHIEIGWASAFDKPIVLLLERDRDYTFLVQGLHTVATVEYVVHSDIAGALPAVDTALRRAVTRHREGAGGR, encoded by the coding sequence GTGACACCCGGATCCACCACCGCAGCTCCCGGCCACCACCCGGACATCCGCTCGGTCTTCCTCGCCGGCCCGTTCCTCCAGCTCCTGGACCCGGCCACCGGGGAGATGCCCGAGAGCGCCCGCAACCCCTTCGACACCCTGATCAAGCACTTCGAGGCCCAGCGCCTGTCCGTCCACAACGCGCACCGCCGGGAGGCGTGGGGGGCGGAGCTGATGCGCCCGGAGGAATGCACCCGTATCGACCAGGAGGAGATCCGCAAGGCCGACGCGTTCGTCGCCCTGCCGGGTTCTCCCGCCTCGCCCGGCACCCACATCGAGATCGGCTGGGCCAGTGCCTTCGACAAGCCGATCGTCCTGCTCCTGGAGAGGGACCGCGACTACACCTTTCTCGTCCAGGGCCTGCACACGGTGGCGACGGTCGAGTACGTCGTCCACAGCGACATCGCCGGCGCCCTGCCCGCCGTCGACACGGCCCTGCGCCGCGCGGTGACCCGGCACCGGGAGGGAGCGGGCGGCCGGTGA
- a CDS encoding MFS transporter has translation MTNGLPRRFLDLLTRRHVAGPAWWSVVSRMPVYLMSLAMVLVVREQGGSYARAGLVAALYTAGMAVGGPLVARYADRRGRRAVLVATGVVYPSALAVLVWATVPGDWAQPVVAVVAGVALPPANACMRSLWARLPLKDSEREIAYLWEALLTEVLVIGAPLMLAALMLPASAGLALTTVATIGGVGALGLALTPLPAGTERADPRREAAPGLLGPLREPAMLALTAVMAVCAVPIGLMTLAIPAFVDAHGSPGSTGVVYACWGVGSAVGALWLGRSQSEVAVHRRFPRLVLAYAVGTALPLLAVSELTLGMALAVGSAPIALVSASEMKLVSTVADGRLLTEAFTWASLATVVGDAVGQQAGGLLMEPVGPHGVFSVASGVALAGAALAFACRGLLGRRVAVPAECAA, from the coding sequence GTGACGAACGGGTTGCCCCGCCGGTTCCTCGATCTGCTGACGCGCCGCCATGTGGCGGGACCGGCCTGGTGGAGCGTGGTCTCCAGGATGCCGGTGTATCTGATGTCGCTGGCCATGGTGCTGGTGGTGCGCGAACAGGGCGGAAGTTACGCGCGGGCCGGCCTGGTGGCCGCCCTCTACACCGCCGGCATGGCGGTGGGCGGTCCCCTCGTCGCCCGGTACGCCGACCGCAGGGGCCGGCGGGCGGTGCTCGTGGCGACCGGCGTGGTCTATCCGTCGGCGCTCGCCGTGCTGGTGTGGGCCACCGTGCCGGGCGACTGGGCGCAGCCCGTCGTGGCGGTCGTCGCCGGCGTGGCGCTGCCGCCCGCCAACGCCTGTATGCGCTCGCTGTGGGCGCGGCTTCCGCTCAAGGACAGCGAACGGGAGATCGCCTATCTGTGGGAGGCGCTGCTCACCGAGGTCCTGGTCATCGGCGCGCCGCTGATGCTGGCCGCGCTGATGCTCCCGGCGTCCGCCGGTCTGGCGCTGACGACGGTGGCCACGATCGGCGGCGTGGGGGCGCTGGGGCTGGCCCTCACCCCGCTGCCCGCCGGCACCGAGCGGGCGGATCCGCGCCGGGAGGCGGCGCCCGGGCTGCTGGGGCCGCTCAGGGAGCCGGCGATGCTGGCGCTCACGGCCGTCATGGCCGTGTGCGCGGTGCCCATCGGGCTGATGACGCTCGCGATCCCGGCCTTCGTCGACGCGCACGGATCGCCGGGCAGCACGGGCGTGGTGTACGCGTGCTGGGGCGTCGGCAGCGCGGTCGGGGCGCTGTGGCTGGGGCGTTCCCAGTCCGAGGTGGCGGTGCACCGGCGGTTCCCGCGCCTGGTCCTCGCGTACGCCGTCGGCACGGCCCTGCCGTTGCTGGCCGTTTCGGAGCTGACGCTGGGGATGGCCCTGGCGGTGGGCAGCGCTCCCATCGCCCTGGTGTCGGCCAGCGAGATGAAGCTGGTGAGCACGGTCGCGGACGGCCGTCTGCTGACGGAGGCGTTCACGTGGGCGTCCCTGGCGACCGTCGTGGGGGACGCGGTGGGCCAGCAGGCCGGCGGGCTGCTGATGGAACCGGTGGGGCCGCACGGGGTGTTCTCGGTGGCTTCGGGCGTGGCCCTGGCCGGGGCCGCCCTGGCGTTCGCCTGCCGGGGGCTGCTCGGCCGCCGCGTGGCCGTTCCCGCGGAGTGCGCCGCGTGA
- the blsF gene encoding CGA synthase-related protein, with amino-acid sequence MAVLNPGGAPSPSGRDARPAPVAVPHHRVLLVSRDDELDSLLACRRIAAHLGGLTTTRRVAGDAPPDAALVCDDRTATHRLLRRGVPVIHLHSGHRGTAAGRAPHGALPRAHRPEWLPGPWPSEDGARPTGSLAPARTARDRTRSGALLLLSLWGVPDGEAEAFVHGPLRTLVRGATADGRRCEVVCDTRLGHVRSALADTGGPGMRLSRAAEVDVDALHAAAAVFVASPTLGALVLAQARRAPLVLLPPLGAVQRDLAGRVARAAAVPVADDPGDPSLWVPPETGTPWAALDPAPDDLRGAQRVARGLRQLSLAPP; translated from the coding sequence ATGGCGGTACTGAACCCGGGCGGGGCACCGTCCCCCTCCGGCCGCGACGCGCGGCCGGCGCCCGTCGCCGTGCCCCACCACCGCGTGCTGCTGGTGTCCCGGGACGACGAACTCGACTCGCTGCTGGCGTGCCGCCGGATCGCCGCGCACCTCGGCGGGCTCACCACCACGCGGCGGGTCGCCGGCGACGCGCCGCCGGACGCGGCGCTGGTCTGCGACGACCGGACGGCCACGCACCGGTTGCTCCGGCGGGGCGTACCGGTCATCCACCTGCACTCGGGGCACCGGGGGACGGCCGCCGGGCGTGCCCCCCACGGGGCGCTGCCACGCGCGCACCGGCCCGAGTGGCTGCCCGGCCCCTGGCCGTCGGAGGACGGCGCCCGGCCGACGGGAAGTCTCGCTCCGGCCCGCACCGCCAGGGACAGGACACGGTCGGGGGCCTTGCTCCTGCTCTCCCTCTGGGGCGTCCCGGACGGTGAGGCGGAGGCGTTCGTCCACGGGCCGCTGCGGACACTGGTCCGGGGCGCCACCGCCGACGGCAGGCGGTGCGAGGTGGTCTGCGACACCCGTCTCGGCCACGTCCGTTCCGCCCTCGCGGACACCGGCGGGCCGGGGATGCGGCTCAGCCGTGCCGCCGAGGTGGACGTCGACGCGCTGCACGCCGCCGCCGCCGTGTTCGTGGCCTCGCCGACCCTGGGCGCCCTGGTGCTGGCCCAGGCCCGGCGTGCGCCGCTGGTCCTGCTCCCCCCGCTGGGCGCCGTCCAACGGGACCTGGCCGGGCGCGTGGCCCGCGCGGCCGCCGTGCCCGTGGCCGACGACCCCGGCGACCCGTCCCTGTGGGTGCCCCCGGAGACCGGGACGCCGTGGGCCGCGCTCGACCCGGCGCCGGACGACCTGCGGGGAGCGCAGCGCGTCGCCCGCGGACTCCGGCAGCTCTCGCTCGCGCCCCCGTGA
- a CDS encoding helix-turn-helix domain-containing protein, with translation MCGRGAPRTCLPRRWAPLPERAVRALAARPVPTRAGAGALLGRYLEQLAEQTGEDWPEADAARLGSAALDLATVLLGGLARADGLLAPESRQSVLRLRVKAFIRENLGSPGLTPRAIADAHGISVRHLHQLFREEDRSVSAPVRSSRLERCLADLGEPGLAHLPVAAVGARWGFTDPAAFSRAFKAAYGSPPGDCRRRRLALRRSGTRGPDGS, from the coding sequence GTGTGCGGGCGGGGCGCACCCAGGACCTGCCTGCCCCGGCGCTGGGCTCCCCTGCCGGAACGGGCCGTACGCGCCCTGGCCGCCCGGCCGGTCCCCACCCGGGCCGGGGCGGGGGCGCTGCTCGGCCGCTATCTGGAGCAGCTCGCGGAGCAGACGGGCGAGGACTGGCCCGAGGCGGACGCGGCCAGGCTCGGCTCGGCCGCCCTGGACCTCGCGACGGTCCTGCTCGGCGGCCTGGCCCGGGCGGACGGACTGCTCGCCCCGGAGTCACGGCAGTCGGTCCTGCGGCTGCGGGTGAAGGCGTTCATCCGGGAGAACCTGGGCTCCCCGGGGCTCACGCCGCGGGCCATCGCCGACGCCCACGGCATCTCGGTGCGTCACCTGCACCAGTTGTTCCGCGAGGAGGACCGGTCCGTCAGCGCCCCGGTGAGGTCCTCGCGCCTGGAGCGCTGCCTCGCCGACCTGGGCGAGCCGGGCCTCGCCCACCTGCCGGTCGCCGCCGTCGGCGCCCGGTGGGGCTTCACGGACCCGGCGGCGTTCAGCCGTGCGTTCAAGGCCGCCTACGGGAGCCCGCCGGGTGACTGCCGCAGGCGCCGCCTCGCTCTTCGACGGTCCGGGACGCGGGGACCGGACGGCTCCTGA
- a CDS encoding class I SAM-dependent methyltransferase, which produces MDHPTTPTIELVERDGEVTLSIGGEQAMQAWERDLMWASADMLCEYGQDFYEVGLGLGLSALRIANNPATRSHTVLELFDEVEDLFRARHPHLPDNLTIERGDFFRRVFELPSESVDGMFFDPALDMDVWTNADLWARTMPEVVRVLRPGGVFIPFFSTKPELRWQYLPHFRTIRVERHPYVAYDTTEYTHGTRGDAYVQCFRKD; this is translated from the coding sequence ATGGACCACCCGACCACGCCCACCATCGAGCTCGTCGAACGCGACGGCGAAGTGACCCTGAGCATCGGCGGCGAGCAGGCCATGCAGGCATGGGAGCGCGACCTGATGTGGGCGAGCGCCGACATGCTGTGCGAGTACGGCCAGGACTTCTACGAGGTGGGCCTCGGCCTGGGCCTGTCCGCCCTGCGCATCGCGAACAACCCGGCCACCCGCAGCCACACCGTCCTGGAGCTCTTCGACGAGGTCGAGGACCTCTTCCGGGCCCGCCACCCGCACCTGCCGGACAACCTGACCATCGAACGCGGCGACTTCTTCCGGCGCGTCTTCGAGCTGCCCTCGGAGAGCGTCGACGGGATGTTCTTCGACCCCGCCCTCGACATGGACGTCTGGACGAACGCGGACCTGTGGGCCAGGACCATGCCGGAGGTGGTCCGGGTGCTGCGCCCCGGCGGGGTGTTCATCCCGTTCTTCAGCACCAAGCCGGAACTCCGCTGGCAGTACCTGCCGCACTTCCGCACCATCCGCGTCGAGCGCCACCCGTACGTGGCGTACGACACGACCGAGTACACGCACGGCACCAGGGGCGACGCCTACGTGCAGTGCTTCCGCAAGGACTGA
- a CDS encoding DegT/DnrJ/EryC1/StrS family aminotransferase, producing the protein MTLDKRLGQRFLPYGANYLDWSDMRELREAIEQGVLFRYQTDGESVASRLERRVAERLGAGHVLAVHNCTEALRLALISTRPRTGDLVHIPAVTFVAVAGAVLSSGLVPVLVDVDESLSLDAALLPPGTERVIVAHMEGTVAPLPQGVPYVVEDCAQALGATFPDGRHAGTAGYAGTFSFHHNKVLTSGEGGLVVTGDPAAWATMRCYHDHGSARVPGRYPTWNPDAHYGENFVTSEGVAAVQFQQFRHLDELLAGLERQHAIAMDALPDRGDLRVLPRATGDVKISLRFRWESRELRDAAVAALTRRGIANWTLDKYLLPEHPVITGRRSLYSDGFPWSLAPDRPLMLSRDGFARTRDLLDRTLCVPLSPELSEPDQVLAVKTLRQVLEAV; encoded by the coding sequence ATGACCCTCGACAAGCGGCTCGGACAGCGTTTCCTGCCCTACGGGGCCAACTACCTCGACTGGTCGGACATGCGTGAACTGCGCGAGGCCATCGAGCAGGGCGTGCTCTTCCGCTACCAGACGGACGGGGAGTCCGTCGCCTCCCGGCTGGAGCGCCGCGTCGCCGAACGGCTGGGCGCCGGCCACGTCCTGGCCGTGCACAACTGCACCGAGGCCCTCCGGCTCGCCCTGATCTCCACCCGGCCGCGCACCGGCGACCTCGTCCACATTCCCGCGGTCACGTTCGTGGCCGTCGCGGGCGCGGTGCTCTCCAGCGGGCTGGTCCCCGTGCTCGTCGACGTCGACGAATCGCTCTCCCTGGACGCCGCACTGCTGCCGCCGGGCACCGAACGGGTCATCGTCGCCCACATGGAGGGAACGGTGGCCCCGCTGCCCCAGGGCGTGCCCTACGTCGTCGAGGACTGCGCCCAGGCGCTCGGCGCCACCTTCCCCGACGGGCGGCACGCCGGGACCGCCGGGTACGCGGGGACGTTCAGCTTCCACCACAACAAGGTGCTCACCTCCGGTGAGGGCGGACTGGTCGTCACCGGCGACCCGGCCGCCTGGGCGACCATGCGCTGCTACCACGACCACGGCTCGGCCCGGGTGCCCGGCCGCTACCCGACGTGGAACCCGGACGCCCACTACGGCGAGAACTTCGTCACCAGCGAGGGGGTGGCCGCCGTCCAGTTCCAGCAGTTCCGCCACCTCGACGAGCTCCTGGCCGGGCTCGAACGCCAGCACGCCATCGCCATGGACGCGCTCCCCGACCGTGGCGACCTGCGCGTCCTGCCGCGGGCCACGGGGGACGTGAAGATCAGTCTGCGGTTCCGGTGGGAGAGCCGGGAACTGCGCGACGCGGCGGTGGCCGCGCTCACCCGGCGCGGCATCGCCAACTGGACCCTCGACAAGTACTTGCTGCCGGAACACCCGGTGATCACCGGCCGGCGCTCCCTCTACAGCGACGGCTTCCCCTGGAGCCTGGCCCCCGACCGGCCGCTGATGCTCAGCCGCGACGGTTTCGCCCGCACCCGCGACCTGCTCGACCGCACCCTGTGCGTGCCGTTGTCGCCGGAGCTGTCCGAGCCCGACCAGGTCCTCGCGGTCAAGACCCTGCGCCAGGTCCTGGAGGCCGTGTGA
- a CDS encoding ATP-grasp domain-containing protein, protein MSGGGPVLLMADDRAGSFTRYAARHLAGRLVLLRFAEVRRDLSEDYLRETAHLPAFWVREGVPLEEEVRRYARWADGLPVRPSRFCNPSEPRQAVAQRFARLAGLPHLTERQVTWVRDKAAMKDRFRELGLRTARYARVACAADVERFAARCGWPLVLKPTDSFACVDTFRLDGPSCLAGTDFGAREWMVEEHLGGTEWEVCALIHDGRVLDAWPSAMPCRPLDIVDGALNANISVATGEGPGVDLRALLQRIATGMGLDHGYVHMEFFLVDGQVHAGEIGVRLAGCEITANHGLAYGFDVFGATLDVYLGRRPPLRYGLRRCAGDLLLPLPGSGVVRAVTPREELLRIPGVVDAVLKVGVGDVVAARRASHNASGYVHVTGTSIGEVERRMREVLDTFTIDVAPAAGAREAGAAHR, encoded by the coding sequence GTGAGCGGGGGCGGCCCGGTGCTGCTGATGGCGGACGACCGGGCGGGCTCCTTCACCCGGTACGCGGCGCGGCACCTGGCGGGACGGCTGGTGCTGCTGCGCTTCGCGGAGGTCCGCCGGGATCTGTCGGAGGACTACCTGCGCGAGACGGCGCACCTGCCGGCGTTCTGGGTGCGGGAGGGGGTGCCGTTGGAGGAGGAGGTGCGGCGCTACGCCCGGTGGGCCGACGGCCTGCCCGTGCGGCCCAGCCGCTTCTGCAACCCGTCGGAGCCCCGGCAGGCGGTGGCGCAGCGGTTCGCCCGGCTCGCCGGCCTGCCCCACCTGACGGAACGCCAGGTGACGTGGGTGCGCGACAAGGCCGCCATGAAGGACAGGTTCCGGGAACTGGGGCTGCGCACCGCACGGTACGCGCGCGTGGCGTGCGCGGCGGATGTCGAACGGTTCGCGGCCCGGTGCGGCTGGCCGCTGGTGCTCAAGCCCACCGACTCCTTCGCCTGCGTGGACACCTTCCGCCTGGACGGCCCCTCCTGCCTCGCCGGGACCGACTTCGGCGCACGGGAGTGGATGGTCGAGGAGCACCTCGGCGGCACCGAGTGGGAGGTGTGCGCCCTGATCCACGACGGGCGGGTGCTGGACGCCTGGCCCAGCGCGATGCCGTGCCGGCCGCTGGACATCGTCGACGGCGCCTTGAACGCCAACATCAGCGTCGCCACCGGCGAGGGACCGGGCGTGGACCTGCGGGCGCTCCTCCAGCGGATCGCCACCGGCATGGGCCTCGACCACGGCTACGTCCACATGGAGTTCTTCCTGGTGGACGGGCAGGTGCACGCCGGTGAGATCGGGGTGCGGCTGGCGGGCTGCGAGATCACCGCCAACCACGGACTGGCATACGGTTTCGACGTCTTCGGTGCCACGCTGGACGTGTACCTGGGCCGGCGTCCCCCACTCCGGTACGGCCTGCGGCGGTGCGCAGGCGACCTGTTGCTGCCGCTGCCGGGCTCGGGCGTCGTGCGCGCCGTCACCCCCAGGGAGGAGCTGTTGCGCATCCCCGGGGTCGTCGACGCCGTTCTCAAGGTGGGCGTCGGGGACGTGGTGGCGGCACGCCGTGCCTCGCACAACGCGTCCGGGTACGTCCATGTGACAGGCACATCGATCGGCGAGGTGGAGCGGCGTATGCGCGAGGTCCTGGACACCTTCACGATCGACGTGGCTCCCGCCGCCGGGGCGCGGGAGGCCGGCGCCGCGCACCGCTGA
- the blsE gene encoding cytosylglucuronate decarboxylase codes for MPERERYLFVRILEACNADCFMCEFALSRDTYRFSRADFDDLLPKARAAGVSYVRFTGGEPLMHRDVVELVRAGTRAGMRMSLITNGMLLPRMAEPLAGAGLAQVIVSLDGGSAATHDVYRRSPGMFDNGLRGLRAAAALGVLTRVNTVVGPHNYTEMPRLQEVLTEAGVRQWELSALKLDRAITYPDPGHVREVCDPLYEADPGALLVPLGKRFYGDTPEEQDRYFTRSLTPRASRPLCHVVDDVIYIDGRYGRMYACSCLPHREDGDGPAGGAPVRENGAVLLDTPAFRTHMDFFRENGPDLCGGCSTTAAGYSDDVARLGTVPPWRY; via the coding sequence ATGCCCGAGCGTGAGCGCTACCTCTTCGTCAGGATCCTGGAAGCCTGCAACGCCGACTGTTTCATGTGCGAGTTCGCCCTCTCCCGCGACACCTACCGCTTCTCCCGGGCCGACTTCGACGACCTGCTGCCCAAGGCCCGCGCCGCCGGCGTGTCCTACGTGCGCTTCACCGGCGGCGAGCCCCTGATGCACCGGGACGTCGTGGAGCTGGTGCGGGCGGGGACGCGGGCGGGCATGCGGATGTCCCTCATCACCAACGGGATGCTGCTGCCCAGGATGGCCGAGCCGCTCGCCGGGGCGGGGCTGGCCCAGGTGATCGTCAGCCTCGACGGCGGGTCGGCCGCGACCCACGACGTCTACCGCCGCTCCCCCGGCATGTTCGACAACGGGCTGCGCGGGTTGCGCGCCGCCGCGGCACTCGGTGTGCTGACGAGGGTCAACACCGTCGTCGGGCCGCACAACTACACCGAGATGCCGCGCCTGCAGGAGGTCCTCACCGAGGCCGGCGTGCGGCAGTGGGAACTGTCCGCGCTGAAGCTGGACCGCGCCATCACCTACCCCGACCCCGGGCACGTGCGCGAGGTCTGCGACCCGCTCTACGAGGCCGACCCGGGCGCCCTGCTCGTTCCCCTGGGGAAGCGGTTCTACGGCGACACCCCGGAGGAACAGGACCGGTACTTCACCCGATCGCTGACCCCGCGCGCCTCCCGGCCCCTGTGCCACGTGGTGGACGACGTCATCTACATCGACGGGAGGTACGGGCGGATGTACGCGTGCAGTTGCCTGCCGCACCGCGAGGACGGGGACGGCCCGGCCGGTGGCGCCCCCGTGCGCGAGAACGGGGCCGTCCTGCTGGACACGCCCGCCTTCCGGACGCACATGGACTTCTTCCGCGAGAACGGCCCCGACCTGTGCGGAGGCTGCTCCACCACGGCCGCCGGGTACAGCGACGACGTCGCCCGGCTCGGGACGGTGCCGCCATGGCGGTACTGA
- the blsG gene encoding arginine 2,3-aminomutase, whose product MSGTPGEHDTTTDPAGFRPRVPAAEWNDWRWHMRKRINTTDKARRWLRLTADEEKAIAASAGKYRWSITPYYASLMDPDDPACPVRLQAVPAPGELERFPGTDVDPVGDTYYRKTNRVVHKYPDRVIMLVTEACPVYCRHCTRKFHTTDVTGTYFRDDEGGSFDEDLRYIADHPEIRDVLLTGGDPLSYQDGKLEEIVSGLRAIPSVEIIRIGSRFPVLLPQRITDDLCAMLARHHPVWLNTHFNHPKEITPESAAAVDRLLRHGVPVGNQTVLLRGINDDVTTMRTLMTELLRIRVRPYYLYHCDNVTGVAHFMTSVEKGWEIMEGLQGHITGFAVPQYVLTTRIGKIPIARPYFTPTADGLLLRNYRGEEMVVGTAVHPITEPDAR is encoded by the coding sequence ATGTCCGGCACGCCCGGCGAGCACGACACGACCACAGACCCCGCCGGCTTCCGTCCCCGCGTCCCCGCCGCCGAGTGGAACGACTGGCGCTGGCACATGCGCAAGCGCATCAACACCACCGACAAGGCCCGGCGGTGGCTGCGCCTGACCGCCGACGAGGAGAAGGCCATCGCCGCCTCGGCGGGCAAGTACCGCTGGAGCATCACCCCGTACTACGCGTCGTTGATGGACCCCGACGACCCCGCCTGCCCGGTCCGGCTGCAGGCGGTGCCCGCGCCCGGCGAGCTGGAACGGTTCCCGGGCACCGACGTCGACCCGGTCGGCGACACCTACTACCGCAAGACCAACCGGGTGGTGCACAAGTACCCGGACCGGGTGATCATGCTGGTCACCGAGGCCTGCCCGGTCTACTGCCGGCACTGCACCCGCAAGTTCCACACCACCGACGTGACCGGCACCTACTTCCGCGACGACGAGGGCGGCTCGTTCGACGAGGACCTGCGCTACATCGCCGACCACCCCGAGATCCGCGACGTGCTGCTGACGGGCGGCGACCCGCTGTCGTACCAGGACGGCAAGCTGGAGGAGATCGTCTCCGGGCTGCGGGCCATCCCGAGCGTGGAGATCATCCGCATCGGCAGCCGCTTCCCGGTGCTGCTGCCGCAGCGCATCACCGACGACCTGTGCGCCATGCTCGCGCGCCACCACCCGGTGTGGCTCAACACGCACTTCAACCACCCCAAGGAGATCACGCCGGAGTCCGCCGCCGCCGTCGACCGGCTGCTGCGCCACGGCGTTCCGGTCGGCAACCAGACCGTCCTGCTGCGCGGGATCAACGACGACGTCACCACGATGCGCACGCTCATGACGGAGCTGCTGCGCATCCGCGTCCGCCCCTACTACCTCTACCACTGCGACAACGTCACCGGCGTCGCCCACTTCATGACCTCCGTGGAGAAGGGCTGGGAGATCATGGAGGGCCTCCAGGGCCACATCACCGGCTTCGCGGTGCCGCAGTACGTGCTGACCACCCGGATCGGCAAGATCCCCATCGCCCGGCCGTACTTCACCCCCACCGCCGACGGCCTGCTGCTCCGTAATTACCGGGGCGAGGAGATGGTCGTCGGCACCGCCGTCCACCCGATCACGGAGCCTGATGCGCGATGA
- a CDS encoding serine/threonine-protein kinase: protein MAGIGIRPLGEDDPKRLGPYRLLWRLTTGGMGRIYLARSTADGPLVAVKTLLAEGVVSEPDRKRFAREVELARRVDSAYTARVLDADARAEPPWMAIEYVPAPSLGDLVRAAGPLPPPALPWVAAGTVQALLALHDKGVVHRDVKPQNILLPLTGPLVIDFGISHAIDKTTTSLTLGTIDYTSPEQALGRRSTQASDVFSLGATLFHLVVGRAPYPETDDGPLQRLARVQAGRLDLTGLPAELAPLVRPCLDPDPDRRPALKDLLVRFLEKADRAPARRSERRWMPVRWTALINAYEAHGRALGADRGAAAAMDDEHTRPVPPPAPTLLDTRERAARREREREAREARERRERELRDLAAAAARARAAQDARAAEKRKEEARKKQQGTPRPAPGAAGRRGTAGKGDSSGGGWALAVLLVLALAIWQPWKHDDTSGSKGEASPRSSSSPLLTGKNGASPSAPRGTTRDTGPDTGTGARPTARTDSSDRSGAEPVPRATSPAPDPTEKAFAAVSVGDCLAVYDTGRRGTTIDWSAGLPPKPVSCGSQSAGVVRVTSTTDSVCPGGTGKASWTYASPASGRTTKLCVTRVYLKHYCLLGRKSGDRVTIGPMTAVDCRAQRVPAAYNQVMYVTGVYRAPAGAGARDCVQGPNDRRRYWAWLVDGGDTLLCTTVFQTG, encoded by the coding sequence ATGGCCGGCATCGGCATCAGGCCGCTCGGCGAGGACGACCCCAAGCGGCTCGGTCCCTACCGGCTGCTGTGGCGGCTGACCACGGGCGGCATGGGGCGGATCTACCTGGCGCGGTCCACGGCGGACGGCCCGCTCGTGGCGGTCAAGACGCTGCTCGCGGAAGGCGTCGTCAGCGAACCCGACCGGAAACGGTTCGCTCGCGAGGTGGAGCTGGCCCGGCGGGTCGACAGCGCCTACACGGCGCGCGTGCTCGACGCCGACGCGCGGGCCGAGCCCCCGTGGATGGCCATCGAGTACGTTCCGGCGCCCTCCCTCGGCGACCTGGTCCGCGCGGCGGGGCCGCTGCCGCCGCCGGCCCTGCCCTGGGTCGCCGCGGGCACCGTACAGGCCCTGCTCGCCCTGCACGACAAGGGCGTCGTGCACCGTGACGTCAAGCCCCAGAACATCCTGCTGCCCCTGACCGGGCCCCTGGTCATCGACTTCGGCATCTCGCACGCCATCGACAAGACCACCACGTCGCTGACGCTGGGCACCATCGACTACACGTCGCCGGAGCAGGCGCTCGGCAGGCGCTCCACCCAGGCGTCCGACGTGTTCTCGCTGGGCGCGACGCTCTTCCACCTCGTCGTGGGCCGCGCACCGTACCCCGAGACCGACGACGGCCCTCTCCAGCGGCTGGCGCGGGTGCAGGCCGGCAGGCTCGACCTGACCGGGCTGCCGGCGGAGCTGGCCCCCCTGGTCCGCCCCTGCCTGGATCCCGACCCCGATCGGCGCCCCGCCCTCAAGGACCTCTTGGTGCGCTTCCTGGAGAAGGCCGACCGGGCGCCCGCGCGCCGGTCGGAACGGCGCTGGATGCCGGTGCGCTGGACGGCATTGATCAACGCGTACGAGGCGCACGGGCGGGCGTTGGGCGCGGACCGGGGTGCCGCGGCCGCGATGGACGACGAGCACACCCGCCCGGTGCCGCCGCCGGCGCCCACCCTCCTCGACACCCGGGAACGGGCGGCCCGCCGGGAACGGGAGCGGGAGGCACGGGAGGCCCGCGAGCGCAGGGAGCGGGAGCTGCGCGACCTGGCAGCGGCCGCCGCGCGCGCGAGGGCCGCGCAAGACGCGCGGGCCGCGGAGAAGCGGAAAGAGGAGGCGAGGAAGAAGCAGCAGGGCACACCGCGCCCCGCACCGGGCGCGGCCGGCCGACGGGGCACGGCGGGCAAGGGGGACTCGTCGGGCGGCGGCTGGGCCCTGGCGGTCCTGCTCGTGCTCGCGCTGGCGATCTGGCAGCCCTGGAAGCACGACGACACCTCTGGCTCCAAGGGCGAGGCGTCACCTCGCTCGTCGTCGAGCCCGCTCCTGACGGGCAAGAACGGCGCCTCCCCCAGCGCCCCCCGGGGTACCACCCGCGACACCGGTCCGGACACCGGCACCGGGGCGCGCCCGACGGCTCGGACGGACTCCTCGGACCGCAGCGGCGCCGAGCCCGTGCCCAGGGCCACGTCCCCCGCCCCCGACCCCACGGAAAAGGCGTTCGCAGCCGTCTCGGTCGGTGACTGCCTGGCCGTCTACGACACCGGCCGCCGCGGCACCACCATCGACTGGAGCGCCGGCCTGCCGCCGAAACCCGTGTCCTGCGGAAGCCAGTCGGCGGGCGTCGTCCGCGTCACCAGCACCACGGACAGCGTCTGCCCCGGCGGCACGGGCAAGGCGTCGTGGACGTACGCGTCGCCCGCCTCGGGCAGGACGACGAAGCTCTGCGTCACCCGCGTCTACCTCAAGCACTACTGCCTGCTCGGCAGGAAGTCCGGCGACAGGGTCACGATCGGCCCGATGACCGCCGTGGACTGCCGGGCCCAACGGGTCCCCGCCGCCTACAACCAGGTCATGTACGTCACCGGGGTCTACCGCGCCCCGGCGGGTGCCGGTGCCCGCGACTGCGTGCAGGGGCCGAACGACCGGAGGAGGTACTGGGCCTGGCTGGTCGACGGCGGCGACACGTTGCTCTGCACGACGGTCTTCCAGACGGGCTGA